In the genome of Sebastes umbrosus isolate fSebUmb1 chromosome 14, fSebUmb1.pri, whole genome shotgun sequence, one region contains:
- the phospho1 gene encoding probable phosphatase phospho1 isoform X2 has protein sequence MASNSTNISSDKRFLIFFDFDETIVDETSDDVVVQAAPGQHLPAWLKDTYQPGRYNEYMQRVLAYLAEQGVTESDIRSHMEKIPTTPGMLTVFQFLRTRAAQDFEVVLVSDANTFFIESWLRSKGARQLFHRIFSNPATFNKDGRLVLRPFHSHDCPRCPDNMCKQVVVRDYVARRTQERGRAYQRLFYVGDGANDFCPATFLGPRDVVFPRRDFPMHRLITETHEAMPGEFKAVTVPWGSAEEVVQRLRKLQAE, from the exons ATGGCCTCCAACTCAACGAACATCTCCTCCGACAAGCGCTTCCTCATCTTCTTCGACTTCGACGAGACCATCGTGGATGAGACCAGCGATGATGTGGTGGTGCAG GCGGCTCCGGGTCAGCACCTGCCGGCCTGGCTGAAGGACACCTACCAGCCCGGACGGTACAACGAGTACATGCAGCGCGTCCTGGCCTACCTTGCAGAGCAGGGCGTCACCGAGAGCGACATCCGCAGCCACATGGAGAAGATCCCGACCACTCCCGGCATGCTCACCGTCTTCCAGTTCCTGCGCACCCGGGCAGCGCAGGACTTTGAGGTGGTGCTGGTGTCCGACGCCAACACCTTCTTCATCGAGTCTTGGCTCCGGAGCAAAGGGGCCCGCCAGCTCTTCCACCGGATCTTCTCCAACCCGGCTACTTTCAACAAGGACGGCCGGCTGGTACTGCGGCCCTTCCACTCCCACGACTGCCCGCGCTGCCCCGACAACATGTGCAAGCAGGTGGTCGTCAGGGACTACGTGGCGCGCAGGACGCAGGAGCGAGGCCGCGCGTACCAGAGGCTCTTCTACGTCGGGGACGGAGCCAACGACTTCTGTCCGGCGACCTTCCTCGGGCCCCGGGACGTGGTTTTCCCGCGGAGGGATTTCCCCATGCACCGGCTGATCACGGAGACCCACGAGGCCATGCCCGGGGAGTTCAAGGCGGTCACGGTGCCGTGGGGCAGCGCGGAGGAGGTGGTGCAGAGGCTGAGGAAGCTGCAGGCagagtag
- the eftud2 gene encoding 116 kDa U5 small nuclear ribonucleoprotein component: MEADLYDEFGNYIGPELDSDDDEDDMDAEDRDVDEGDEDDEDEPADADEDVPGMEVVLHEDKKYYPTAEEVYGPEVETIVQEEDTQPLTEPIIKPVKNKQFTLMEQELPATVYDMEFLADLMDGPELIRNVTLCGHLHHGKTCFVDCLIEQTHPEIRKRDDVDLRYTDILFTEQERGVGIKSTPVTMVLPDSRGKSYLFNIMDTPGHVNFSDEVTSSIRLSDGVVLFIDAAEGVMLNTERLIKHAVQERMAITICINKVDRLIGELKLPPTDAYYKLRHIVDEVNGLLSTYSTDENLVVSPLLGNVCFASSQYSICFTLGSFAKIYSDTHGDINYNEFAKRLWGDIYFNPKTRKFTKKAPSSNSQRSFVEFVLEPLYKILSQVVGDVDTSLPRVLDELGIHLTKEELKLNIRPLLRLVCNRFFGEFTGFVDMCVHHIPSPQEGARNKIEHTYAGGLDSDLGESMVECDPDGPLMCHTTKMYSTEDGVQFHAFGRVLSGTIQAGQPVKVLGENYTLEDEEDSQVCTVGRLWISVARYQIEVNRVPAGNWVLIEGCDQPIVKTATITEPRGNEEAQIFRPLKFNTASVIKIAVEPVNPSELPKMLDGLRKVNKSYPSLTTKVEESGEHVILGTGELYLDCVMHDLRKMYSEIDIKVADPVVTFCETVVETSSLKCFAETPNKKNKITMIAEPLEKGLAEDIENEVVQITWNRKKLGEFFQTKYDWDLLAARSIWAFGPDTTGPNILVDDTLPSEVDKALLGSVKDSIVQGFQWGTREGPLCDEPIRNVKFKILDAVIAQEPLHRGGGQVIPTARRVVYSAFLMATPRLMEPYYFVEVQAPADCVSAVYTVLARRRGHVTQDAPIPGSPLYTIKAFIPAIDSFGFETDLRTHTQGQAFALSVFHHWQIVPGDPLDKSIVIRPLEPQPAPHLAREFMIKTRRRKGLSEDVSISKFFDDPMLLELAKQDVVLNYPM; this comes from the exons ATGGAGGCTGATCTGTATGACGAGTTTGGAAACTACATCGGTCCAGAGCTGGACTCTgacgatgatgaagatgatatGGATGCAGAGGACAGAGATGTTGACGAG ggtgatgaagatgatgaagatgagccTGCTGATGCTGATGAGGATGTCCCTGGTATGGAGGTGGTCCTGCATGAGGACAAGAAGTACTATCCCACAGCAGAGGAGGTTTATGGGCCCGAAGTGGAAACTATTGTCCAAGAGGAAGACACACAACCTCTCACAG AGCCCATCATCAAGCCTGTGAAGAACAAGCAGTTCACCCTGATGGAGCAGGAGTTACCCGCCACCGTTTATGATATGGA ATTCCTTGCCGATCTGATGGACGGTCCTGAGCTAATCCGAAACGTCACCCTGTGTGGTCACCTTCACCACGGCAAG ACCTGTTTTGTGGACTGCCTGATTGAACAGACGCACCCAGAAATCAGGAAGAGAGATGATGTAGAT CTCCGATACACAGACATCCTCTTCACGGAACAGGag AGAGGCGTTGGTATCAAGAGCACCCCTGTCACAATGGTCCTGCCAGACTCCAGAGGCAAATCCTACCTTTTCAACATCATGGATACACCAG GTCACGTGAACTTCTCTGACGAGGTCACGTCCAGCATCCGGCTCTCAGACGGTGTCGTCCTCTTCATAGACGCAGCAGAAGGA GTGATGCTGAACACAGAGCGCCTGATCAAACATGCCGTTCAGGAGCGTATGGCCATCACCATCTGCATCAACAAAGTGGACCGGCTCATTGGGGAGCTCAAATTGCCTCCCACAGATGCTTATTATAAACTTCGCCACATTGTGGATGAGGTCAATGGTTTGCTCAG CACATACTCCACAGATGAGAACTTGGTGGTGTCTCCTCTCCTTGGAAATGTGTGCTTTGCCAGCTCTCAGTACAGCATCTGTTTCACTCTGGGCTCCTTTGCAAAGATCTACTCAGACACCCATG GTGACATCAACTATAATGAGTTTGCCAAGAGGCTTTGGGGAGACATTTACTTCAACCCCAAAAC tcGCAAGTTCACAAAGAAAGCTCCCAGCAGTAACTCTCAGCGCAGCTTTGTGGAATTTGTCCTGGAGCCTCTCTACAAGATCCTCTCACAG GTGGTTGGGGATGTGGACACATCTCTCCCCCGAGTCCTGGATGAGCTGGGGATCCACCTGACTAAAGAGGAACTCAAGCTGAACATCAGACCCCTGCTGAGGCTGGTCTGTAACCGCTTCTTCGGAGAGTTCACTG GCTTTGTGGACATGTGTGTACATCACATCCCCTCACCACAGGAGGGTGCCAGGAACAAGATCGAGCACACATACGCTGGAGGTCTGGACTCAGACCTTGGGGAGTCCATGGTAGAGTGCGACCCTGAT GGTCCTCTGATGTGCCACACCACTAAGATGTACAGCACAGAGGACGGGGTTCAGTTCCATGCATTTGGCCGTGTGCTGAGTGGAACCATTCAGGCGGGTCAGCCTGTTAAGGTTTTAGGAGAGAACTACACCCTGGAAGATGAGGAGGACTCCCAGGTCTGCACCGTGGGCCGTCTCTGGATTTCAGTTGCCAG ATACCAAATTGAAGTGAACCGAGTTCCTGCTGGCAACTGGGTTCTCATCGAAGGTTGTGACCAGCCGATCGTCAAGACGGCCACAATCACAGAGCCCAGAGGAAACGAAGAG gctcagattttCAGGCCGCTGAAGTTCAACACAGCATCAGTCATAAAGATTGCAGTGGAGCCCGTCAACCCATCAGAGCTCCCCAAAATGTTGGACGGACTGAGGAAGGTCAACAAGAGCTATCCGTCTCTCACCACAAAG GTGGAGGAGTCTGGAGAGCATGTCATCTTGGGGACCGGAGAGCTCTACCTGGACTGTGTCATGCATGACCTGCGGAAGATGTACTCTGAGATCGACATTAAA GTTGCCGACCCTGTTGTGACTTTCTGTGAAACGGTTGTGGAGACATCATCACTCAAGTGCTTCGCTGAAACGCCGAACAAAAA GAATAAGATTACCATGATTGCGGAGCCCTTGGAGAAAGGGCTGGCTGAGGACATCGAGAACGAAGTGGTGCAGATCACGTGGAACAG GAAGAAGCTGGGAGAGTTTTTCCAGACAAAGTACGACTGGGATCTGCTGGCTGCCAGGTCCATCTGGGCCTTCGGACCAGACACCACGGGACCAAACATCCTCGTAGATGACACACTGCCCTCTGAG GTGGACAAGGCGCTGCTCGGCTCGGTCAAAGACAGCATCGTTCAGGGCTTCCAGTGGGGCACCAGGGAGGGGCCTCTCTGTGATGAGC CCATCAGGAATGTCAAGTTTAAGATCCTTGACGCAGTCATTGCTCAGGAGCCTctccacagaggaggaggccaGGTCATCCCTACAGCCAGGAGAGTGGTGTACTCCGCTTTCCTCATG GCCACTCCGAGGTTGATGGAGCCCTATTACTTTGTGGAGGTTCAGGCTCCAGCTGATTGTGTATCTGCTGTCTACACAGTGCTGGCTCGAAGAAG GGGTCATGTCACCCAGGATGCACCTATTCCAGGGTCTCCTCTCTACACCATTAAGGCGTTCATCCCGGCCATCGACTCCTTCGGCTTTGAGACAGACCtccgcacacatacacagggaCAGGCCTTTGCCCTGTCTGTGTTCCACCACTGGCAG
- the phospho1 gene encoding probable phosphatase phospho1 isoform X1, protein MGDSIFNCCSVPSNPPGEGDHPGSRSRRAQQITMASNSTNISSDKRFLIFFDFDETIVDETSDDVVVQAAPGQHLPAWLKDTYQPGRYNEYMQRVLAYLAEQGVTESDIRSHMEKIPTTPGMLTVFQFLRTRAAQDFEVVLVSDANTFFIESWLRSKGARQLFHRIFSNPATFNKDGRLVLRPFHSHDCPRCPDNMCKQVVVRDYVARRTQERGRAYQRLFYVGDGANDFCPATFLGPRDVVFPRRDFPMHRLITETHEAMPGEFKAVTVPWGSAEEVVQRLRKLQAE, encoded by the exons ATGGGGGATTCAATATTCAACTGCTGTTCTGTCCCGTCCAACCCCCCAGGCGAGGGGGACCACCCCGGGTCCAGGTCTAGACGCGCACAGCAGATCACGATGGCCTCCAACTCAACGAACATCTCCTCCGACAAGCGCTTCCTCATCTTCTTCGACTTCGACGAGACCATCGTGGATGAGACCAGCGATGATGTGGTGGTGCAG GCGGCTCCGGGTCAGCACCTGCCGGCCTGGCTGAAGGACACCTACCAGCCCGGACGGTACAACGAGTACATGCAGCGCGTCCTGGCCTACCTTGCAGAGCAGGGCGTCACCGAGAGCGACATCCGCAGCCACATGGAGAAGATCCCGACCACTCCCGGCATGCTCACCGTCTTCCAGTTCCTGCGCACCCGGGCAGCGCAGGACTTTGAGGTGGTGCTGGTGTCCGACGCCAACACCTTCTTCATCGAGTCTTGGCTCCGGAGCAAAGGGGCCCGCCAGCTCTTCCACCGGATCTTCTCCAACCCGGCTACTTTCAACAAGGACGGCCGGCTGGTACTGCGGCCCTTCCACTCCCACGACTGCCCGCGCTGCCCCGACAACATGTGCAAGCAGGTGGTCGTCAGGGACTACGTGGCGCGCAGGACGCAGGAGCGAGGCCGCGCGTACCAGAGGCTCTTCTACGTCGGGGACGGAGCCAACGACTTCTGTCCGGCGACCTTCCTCGGGCCCCGGGACGTGGTTTTCCCGCGGAGGGATTTCCCCATGCACCGGCTGATCACGGAGACCCACGAGGCCATGCCCGGGGAGTTCAAGGCGGTCACGGTGCCGTGGGGCAGCGCGGAGGAGGTGGTGCAGAGGCTGAGGAAGCTGCAGGCagagtag